From a region of the Panthera uncia isolate 11264 chromosome B1, Puncia_PCG_1.0, whole genome shotgun sequence genome:
- the EIF4EBP1 gene encoding eukaryotic translation initiation factor 4E-binding protein 1, whose amino-acid sequence MSGSSSCSQTPSRAIPATRRVDLGDGVQLPPGDYSTTPGGTLFSTTPGGTRIIYDRKFLMECRNSPVTKTPPRDLPTIPGVTSPTSDEPPTDTRQNHLRNSPEEKPAGGEESQFEMDI is encoded by the exons ATGTCCGGGAGCAGCAGCTGCAGCCAGACCCCAAGCCGGGCCATCCCGGCCACTCGCCGGGTGGACCTCGGCGACGGCGTGCAGCTGCCGCCCGGGGACTACAGCACCACTCCCGGCGGCACCCTCTTCAGCACCACCCCGGGAG gtACCAGGATCATCTATGACCGGAAGTTCCTGATGGAATGTCGGAACTCGCCTGTGACCAAAACACCTCCACGAGACCTGCCCACCATTCCTGGGGTCACCAGCCCTACCAGTGATGAGCCCCCCACAGACACGAGACAGAACCACCTGCGCAACAGCCCAGAAGAGAAGCCGGCAGGTG gtGAAGAGTCACAGTTTGAGATGGACATTTAA